The following proteins come from a genomic window of Tepidiforma thermophila:
- a CDS encoding amidohydrolase family protein, which produces MDRSVSLRATGCYTRRSLHAPVVPPMRKIFDVHIHFPRNWENPDEDQAPMVDRLAEIATRVGITKACMLTGGRFGPSYERGMEILEKYLDLFIPVAVIDPEEIGPDEIQHLYDMGYRGLKLIGVARPYDEPDYLPTYAKAEQLGMPILFHMGVIGGGLDYSITHPRRSAAAAQAYQRMLAMQERMPPRNVSAARMSPLHLDTIANRFPRLKIIGAHVGNQGNYDYAASVARWRHNVWFDMSGGETIERHLVERKLLAANSQGEFGVEKLVWGSDCGMDEIAEHIRRFDIMYEQLGLTEDEQERLWWRNAAEIYGLEEPIFAAE; this is translated from the coding sequence GTGGACCGCTCGGTGAGCCTCCGGGCGACCGGGTGCTACACTCGCAGGAGCCTCCATGCCCCGGTCGTTCCGCCCATGAGAAAGATCTTCGACGTCCACATCCACTTCCCCCGGAACTGGGAGAACCCGGACGAAGACCAGGCCCCGATGGTCGACCGCCTCGCCGAGATCGCAACCCGGGTCGGCATCACAAAGGCCTGCATGCTCACCGGCGGCCGCTTCGGGCCCTCCTACGAGCGCGGCATGGAGATCCTCGAAAAGTACCTCGACCTCTTCATCCCGGTCGCCGTCATCGACCCAGAGGAGATCGGCCCCGACGAGATCCAGCACCTCTACGACATGGGCTACCGCGGCCTGAAGCTCATCGGCGTCGCCCGCCCCTACGACGAGCCGGACTACCTGCCGACCTACGCGAAGGCCGAGCAGCTCGGCATGCCCATCCTCTTCCACATGGGCGTTATCGGCGGCGGCCTCGATTACTCCATCACCCATCCGCGCCGCAGCGCCGCCGCGGCCCAGGCCTACCAGCGCATGCTGGCCATGCAGGAGCGCATGCCCCCGCGCAACGTCTCCGCCGCCCGGATGTCGCCGCTGCATCTCGACACCATCGCCAACCGTTTCCCCAGGCTGAAAATCATCGGCGCCCACGTCGGCAACCAGGGCAATTACGACTACGCCGCCTCCGTCGCCCGGTGGCGACATAACGTCTGGTTCGACATGAGCGGCGGCGAAACCATCGAGCGCCACCTCGTCGAACGGAAGCTGCTCGCAGCAAATTCCCAGGGCGAATTCGGCGTGGAAAAGCTCGTCTGGGGCAGCGACTGCGGCATGGACGAAATCGCTGAGCACATCCGCCGCTTCGACATCATGTACGAACAGCTGGGCCTCACCGAGGACGAACAGGAGCGCCTCTGGTGGCGCAATGCCGCCGAAATCTACGGCCTCGAAGAGCCCATCTTCGCAGCGGAGTAG
- a CDS encoding MFS transporter: MRSRPFVALYVAVFVATMGISMVSPLLPVYAERLGATGIWLGLTFSVFAIVQTFVGPFAGRLSDRYGRKPFIVAGLLVYLIAALGYLTAQNFYQVIAFRAFSGLGTSLIFSVARAYVGDLTPRGQEGRWLGVFATADIVGFGTGPLVAGVLREVLGFRSVFVAMAAMMALSALVLTLWLPRHSPAELERRATRRAGGTVTRTDRTFREALSDRVVLAVTLHAAMVAVAAGATLSFLALRLEAGIGATPIMIGVAFAMQDITGGLAQPILGRIADRRDRRLLVAGGLAAYAALLASLGVVPSYGAAVAVLLGMGATSALSMVAAGAIQVVAGRRAGMGTVLGLSSASNGIGIVAGSLLSGVVVSLFRLEAAFFFGGAVMAAGIPPFLWLTRGAAVAEASAPEPRAREAEAAG, encoded by the coding sequence ATGCGTTCCCGCCCCTTCGTCGCGCTGTACGTTGCGGTCTTTGTCGCGACGATGGGCATTTCGATGGTGAGCCCGCTGCTGCCGGTCTATGCGGAGCGGCTCGGGGCGACGGGCATCTGGCTGGGGCTCACCTTTTCGGTTTTCGCGATTGTGCAGACCTTCGTGGGTCCCTTCGCGGGGCGGCTTTCGGACCGGTACGGGCGAAAGCCGTTCATCGTGGCGGGGCTGCTGGTCTACCTTATCGCCGCCCTCGGGTATTTGACCGCGCAGAACTTCTACCAGGTGATCGCGTTCCGGGCGTTCTCGGGGCTGGGCACGAGCCTGATCTTCTCGGTGGCGCGGGCCTACGTCGGGGACCTGACGCCGCGCGGGCAGGAGGGGCGCTGGCTGGGGGTATTCGCGACGGCCGACATCGTGGGATTCGGCACGGGCCCGCTGGTGGCCGGCGTCCTGCGCGAAGTGCTGGGGTTCCGGTCGGTGTTCGTCGCGATGGCGGCGATGATGGCGCTTTCGGCGCTGGTGCTGACGCTCTGGCTGCCGCGGCACAGCCCGGCAGAGCTGGAGCGCCGGGCGACCCGGCGGGCGGGCGGCACGGTTACACGCACGGACCGCACCTTCCGGGAGGCGCTGAGCGACCGGGTGGTCCTCGCGGTGACCCTGCACGCGGCCATGGTGGCCGTGGCGGCAGGGGCGACGCTCAGCTTCCTTGCGTTGCGGCTCGAGGCGGGGATCGGTGCGACACCGATCATGATCGGCGTCGCGTTCGCGATGCAGGACATTACCGGGGGGCTTGCGCAGCCGATCCTGGGGCGGATTGCGGACCGTCGGGACCGCCGCCTGCTTGTCGCGGGCGGGCTGGCGGCGTATGCAGCGCTGCTGGCCAGTCTTGGCGTGGTGCCGAGTTACGGGGCCGCGGTCGCTGTGCTGCTCGGGATGGGAGCGACGAGTGCGCTCTCGATGGTGGCCGCCGGCGCGATCCAGGTGGTGGCCGGGCGGCGTGCGGGGATGGGCACGGTGCTCGGGTTGAGTTCCGCCTCGAACGGCATCGGTATTGTGGCCGGCTCGCTGCTCTCAGGGGTGGTGGTGAGCCTGTTTCGGCTCGAAGCTGCCTTCTTCTTCGGCGGGGCGGTGATGGCGGCCGGTATTCCGCCGTTCCTGTGGCTGACGCGGGGCGCAGCTGTGGCGGAGGCTTCGGCACCGGAGCCGCGGGCCCGGGAGGCCGAGGCAGCAGGTTGA
- the priA gene encoding replication restart helicase PriA translates to MSTHPAHAMDPAFVPPEGTMFAEVGVYTTQPARRPFTYAVPPGMALAPGMAVFVPFGPRIVQGIVLRLSERSEVEAVRPISAVMDPEPLLDPARIALAEWMAEEYLAPLWECVACFLPAGFGQKPVTMVSPVDVPPLLPVYPKDRAILQYIAAHGRVTLDELRKAVGQVSLTTLQRLQQEGHLTVTQGLARPTGRPKFERRVALTVEPAAARAEAERLLAERPRSVEGRVLLRLAEEPDLPLGAVRALGATPGHLERLAERGFIRAYDRRVERDPVAAVRGGSRPPPVLSAEQAAAADTAWRERVTLLHGVTGSGKTEVYLDLVGRALAAGGGAIVLVPEISLTPQAIRRFGERFGDELAVFHSRLSTGELYDQWFRVERGEARLVLGSRSAVFAPVRKLELVVLDEEHEWSYKQSDPVPRYHARDVALKLGELTGARVVLGSATPDVVTYHRAETGQIARVELATRLAPAEDGSVTEGALPSVQVVDMREELRAGNRSMFSRALRQAVREALVAGEQAILFVNRRGSARFVLCRDCGFLPLCPSCEVAMSLDAEATIHAMLRCHHCGRTKRLEERCPNCDSLRYRPFGVGTQRVEAEARAVFRGARVARWDSDTARTRDAHERMVAALEAGKIDIVVGTQLLAKGLDLERLTVVGVVDADVGLSLPDYRAAERTYQLLSQVAGRAGRRDRPGRVYIQTYEPEAPPIVAAAEHDYRGFYESEIAHRRRAGYPPFSRIARLVYRHHDEAAGLEEASRVARELRVLRDAAGRAEPEILGPTRPFIPRVRGELRWQILLRGRAPGTLIGQVRLGERWQVDIDPASLL, encoded by the coding sequence GTGAGCACGCACCCGGCGCACGCTATGGACCCCGCCTTCGTTCCCCCGGAGGGAACGATGTTCGCCGAGGTTGGTGTCTATACGACGCAGCCGGCCCGGCGGCCATTTACGTACGCGGTGCCTCCCGGTATGGCCCTCGCCCCGGGGATGGCGGTTTTCGTGCCGTTCGGGCCGCGGATTGTGCAGGGCATCGTGCTCCGGTTGAGCGAACGGAGCGAGGTAGAGGCGGTTCGCCCCATCAGCGCGGTGATGGACCCCGAGCCGCTCCTCGACCCGGCCCGGATCGCGCTGGCGGAGTGGATGGCCGAGGAGTACCTCGCGCCGCTCTGGGAGTGCGTCGCCTGCTTCCTTCCGGCCGGCTTCGGGCAGAAGCCGGTGACGATGGTGTCGCCGGTGGATGTGCCGCCGCTGCTGCCGGTCTATCCGAAAGACCGGGCGATCCTGCAGTACATCGCGGCGCACGGCCGGGTGACCCTCGACGAGTTGCGGAAGGCGGTGGGCCAGGTCTCGCTGACGACGCTCCAGCGGCTGCAGCAGGAGGGCCATCTCACCGTCACGCAGGGACTGGCCCGGCCGACCGGCCGGCCGAAATTTGAGCGGCGGGTGGCGCTCACCGTCGAGCCGGCGGCAGCGAGGGCGGAAGCCGAGCGGCTGCTCGCGGAGCGGCCCCGCTCGGTGGAGGGGCGGGTGCTGCTGCGGCTGGCGGAGGAGCCCGACCTGCCCCTCGGCGCAGTGCGGGCGCTGGGGGCGACGCCGGGGCACCTCGAGCGGCTGGCCGAGCGGGGCTTCATCCGGGCGTATGACCGGCGGGTGGAGCGGGACCCGGTCGCGGCAGTGCGGGGCGGCAGCAGGCCGCCGCCGGTGCTCAGCGCGGAGCAGGCGGCGGCAGCGGACACGGCGTGGCGCGAGCGGGTGACGCTCCTCCATGGGGTCACTGGCTCGGGGAAGACGGAGGTGTACCTCGACCTGGTCGGGAGGGCGCTGGCGGCGGGCGGCGGAGCGATCGTTCTCGTTCCGGAGATTTCGCTCACCCCGCAGGCGATCCGGCGGTTCGGGGAACGATTCGGCGATGAGCTGGCGGTCTTCCATTCGCGGCTTTCGACGGGCGAGCTGTACGACCAGTGGTTCCGGGTGGAGCGCGGCGAGGCGCGGCTGGTGCTCGGCTCGCGCAGCGCGGTGTTCGCGCCGGTCCGGAAGCTGGAACTGGTCGTGCTCGACGAGGAGCATGAGTGGAGCTACAAGCAGTCGGACCCGGTGCCGCGGTACCACGCGCGGGATGTTGCGCTGAAGCTGGGCGAGCTGACTGGCGCCCGGGTCGTGCTTGGGAGCGCGACGCCGGATGTTGTGACCTACCACCGGGCGGAGACCGGGCAGATTGCCCGGGTTGAGCTGGCGACGCGGCTGGCGCCGGCCGAGGACGGGAGCGTGACCGAAGGAGCACTTCCGTCGGTGCAGGTGGTGGATATGCGGGAGGAGCTGCGGGCAGGCAACCGGAGCATGTTCAGCCGTGCACTGCGGCAGGCTGTGCGGGAGGCGCTGGTCGCAGGGGAGCAGGCGATCCTGTTCGTGAACCGGCGGGGATCGGCGCGGTTCGTGCTCTGCCGGGATTGCGGGTTCCTGCCGCTGTGCCCGTCGTGCGAGGTTGCGATGAGCCTTGATGCCGAGGCAACGATCCACGCCATGCTGCGCTGCCACCACTGCGGCCGGACGAAACGGCTGGAGGAGCGGTGCCCGAACTGCGACAGCCTGCGGTATCGGCCGTTCGGGGTCGGGACGCAGCGCGTGGAGGCGGAGGCGCGGGCGGTGTTCCGCGGGGCGCGGGTGGCCCGCTGGGACAGCGACACTGCCCGTACGCGGGATGCGCATGAGCGAATGGTCGCAGCGCTGGAGGCCGGGAAGATCGACATCGTCGTGGGGACGCAGCTGCTGGCGAAAGGACTGGACCTGGAGCGGCTCACGGTTGTGGGGGTGGTCGATGCCGACGTTGGCCTGAGCCTGCCCGACTACCGGGCGGCCGAGCGGACGTACCAGCTATTGAGCCAGGTTGCGGGGCGCGCCGGCCGGCGGGACCGGCCGGGCAGGGTGTACATCCAGACGTACGAACCCGAGGCTCCACCGATCGTAGCGGCGGCGGAGCATGACTACCGTGGCTTCTACGAAAGCGAGATTGCCCACCGGCGGCGGGCGGGGTACCCGCCGTTTTCGCGCATCGCGCGGCTGGTCTACCGGCATCACGATGAAGCGGCCGGGCTGGAGGAGGCGAGCAGGGTTGCGCGGGAGCTGCGGGTGCTGCGCGACGCTGCGGGCCGGGCCGAGCCGGAGATCCTGGGGCCGACGCGGCCGTTCATCCCGCGGGTCCGGGGCGAGCTGCGTTGGCAGATCCTGTTGCGGGGGCGGGCGCCGGGTACGCTCATCGGGCAGGTGCGGCTCGGGGAGCGATGGCAGGTAGACATCGACCCGGCAAGCCTCCTGTGA
- the fabD gene encoding ACP S-malonyltransferase codes for MDQEIKPWSRLALIFPGQGSQHVGMGQKLAQVSKAARDVFRRADELLERNLSKLCWEGPAEELESTRNQQPATFVTSIAWLEALKERWASIGRTFQPFLFAGHSMGEFTAAVAAGSISFEDGLELVDARGRLMEEAGRENPGGMASILGLPEEKVLEICAEASKEGYVGLANSNCEGQSVISGYLKPLERAMQLAEQAKARRVVRLPITIGSHSPLMAKASEGMAALLDRVKVKDPIRPLVGNVNASLLRTGAEVCQELKEQLTHGVQWQKTIERMRDEGADMFLEVGPGSVLTKLVRRIDYSVNSVAISDDYEGMLSERWALVEAAAR; via the coding sequence ATGGACCAGGAGATCAAGCCGTGGTCGCGGCTGGCCCTGATTTTCCCGGGTCAGGGCTCGCAGCACGTCGGCATGGGGCAGAAGCTCGCGCAGGTTTCGAAGGCGGCGCGGGACGTGTTCCGCCGGGCCGACGAGCTGCTGGAGCGCAACCTTTCGAAGCTGTGCTGGGAGGGCCCGGCAGAGGAGCTCGAGTCGACACGGAACCAGCAGCCCGCCACGTTCGTCACCTCCATCGCGTGGCTCGAGGCGCTGAAGGAGCGGTGGGCGTCGATCGGACGCACGTTCCAGCCGTTCCTGTTCGCGGGGCATTCGATGGGCGAGTTCACCGCGGCGGTGGCTGCGGGCTCGATTTCGTTCGAGGACGGGCTGGAGCTCGTCGATGCCCGCGGGAGGCTCATGGAGGAAGCGGGCCGTGAGAACCCCGGCGGCATGGCTTCGATCCTCGGCCTGCCGGAGGAGAAGGTGCTCGAGATCTGCGCCGAGGCCTCGAAGGAGGGCTACGTCGGGCTGGCGAATTCGAACTGCGAAGGGCAAAGCGTGATTTCGGGCTACCTGAAGCCGCTCGAGCGGGCGATGCAGCTTGCGGAACAGGCGAAGGCGCGGCGGGTGGTGCGGCTGCCGATCACCATCGGCTCCCACTCGCCGCTGATGGCAAAGGCAAGCGAGGGGATGGCGGCCCTCCTCGACCGGGTGAAGGTGAAGGACCCGATCCGTCCGCTGGTCGGCAACGTGAACGCCAGCCTGCTGCGGACCGGGGCCGAGGTTTGCCAGGAGCTGAAGGAGCAGCTCACGCACGGCGTGCAGTGGCAGAAGACGATTGAGCGGATGCGTGACGAAGGGGCCGACATGTTCCTGGAGGTCGGGCCCGGGTCGGTGCTGACGAAGCTGGTGCGGCGGATTGACTACAGCGTCAACAGCGTCGCGATCAGCGATGACTATGAAGGGATGCTCTCGGAGCGGTGGGCACTCGTGGAGGCAGCTGCACGATGA
- the fabF gene encoding beta-ketoacyl-ACP synthase II: MTRRVVVTGVGAVTAVGHTAEETWQAMLEGRSGIGPITLFDPEPYPVRIQAEVKGFDLGDRVDPKQQRYMNRSVQFGVAAALDAVADSGLKVTEENADMVGVIFGSGAGGTDMILEHQRILEEKGPRRITPFLVANFIPDAASGHIAIATGARGPNYAPVAACATGAAAIGEAFETIRRGDADAVITGSSEAVLLPIYHATWCSMRALASDNEHPEKALKPFDLHRDGFIAGEGACGMVLEEYEHARARGARIYCEVIGYGSSNDAYDMIALHETGRGLKRAVVAAIRKAGIDPSEIDYINPHGSGTPLNDRVETLVFKEVMGPAAYRAAISSVKPITGHCMGASGSVEALACVMAIRDQKVAPTINYTTPDPECDLDYVPNVARAMPVNVAMTTSVGLGGHNACLIFRKVD, translated from the coding sequence ATGACGAGGCGCGTGGTGGTGACGGGCGTCGGCGCGGTAACTGCCGTCGGGCACACGGCGGAGGAGACCTGGCAGGCGATGCTGGAGGGGCGGAGCGGCATCGGGCCGATCACGCTCTTCGACCCGGAGCCCTACCCGGTCCGCATCCAGGCGGAGGTGAAGGGATTCGATCTGGGCGACCGGGTCGACCCAAAGCAGCAGCGGTACATGAACCGCTCGGTGCAGTTTGGCGTGGCCGCAGCGCTCGATGCCGTTGCCGACAGCGGGCTGAAGGTCACCGAGGAGAACGCCGACATGGTGGGGGTAATCTTCGGCTCGGGAGCGGGCGGGACGGACATGATCCTGGAGCACCAGCGGATCCTCGAGGAGAAGGGGCCGCGGCGGATTACGCCGTTCCTCGTGGCCAATTTCATCCCGGACGCGGCCAGCGGGCACATCGCGATTGCCACGGGCGCGCGGGGGCCGAACTACGCGCCGGTGGCGGCGTGCGCAACGGGTGCGGCGGCGATTGGGGAGGCGTTCGAGACGATCCGCCGGGGCGATGCCGACGCGGTGATTACCGGGAGCTCGGAGGCGGTGCTGCTGCCCATCTACCACGCGACGTGGTGTTCGATGCGGGCGCTGGCATCTGACAACGAGCACCCGGAGAAGGCGCTGAAGCCGTTCGACCTTCACCGGGATGGGTTCATTGCGGGGGAGGGGGCGTGCGGCATGGTGCTCGAGGAGTACGAGCACGCGCGGGCGCGCGGGGCCCGGATCTACTGCGAGGTCATCGGCTACGGGTCATCGAATGACGCGTACGACATGATTGCGCTGCACGAGACCGGGCGCGGGCTGAAGCGGGCCGTGGTGGCGGCCATCCGCAAAGCGGGCATCGACCCATCGGAGATCGACTACATCAACCCGCACGGGAGCGGGACGCCGCTGAACGACCGGGTGGAGACGCTGGTCTTCAAAGAGGTGATGGGGCCGGCGGCGTACCGGGCAGCGATTTCGTCGGTGAAGCCGATTACCGGGCACTGCATGGGCGCCAGCGGTTCGGTGGAGGCGCTCGCCTGTGTGATGGCTATTCGTGACCAGAAGGTGGCCCCGACCATCAACTACACGACGCCCGACCCGGAGTGCGACCTCGACTATGTGCCGAACGTGGCGCGGGCGATGCCGGTGAACGTGGCGATGACGACGTCGGTGGGGCTCGGCGGCCACAACGCCTGTCTGATATTCCGGAAGGTCGACTGA
- the fabF gene encoding beta-ketoacyl-ACP synthase II — MRRALVTGVGAITPIGLTAHEFWENLVAGVSGAGPITRFDATDLPVKIATEVKGFEPGRYMDTKEARRMSRFAQFAVAAAKLAAEDAGLVLGDEERRRAGSAIATGSGGAIDTMEETLVLKERGPNRVSPFYVPTMAPNMGACQVSMHLGLRGPAMASVAACASGLYSYIEAKQLIASGRCDVVLAGGTEAALHPLPIAALANMKALSRRNDEPEKASRPFDRDRDGFVFGEGAVVMVIESEERARARGARVYAELAGGGLSCDAYHITAPLEDGSGACDAMTEALRDAGLRPEDVDYIAAHGTGTPLNDVAETKAIKLAYGEHAYRLAVSSPKSMVGHLLGAAGAVGALAAALSVYHDVVPPTINLEHPDPECDLDYVPLKAREMRVRAAAANGFGFGGQNGSVIFRKYES; from the coding sequence GTGAGGCGAGCACTGGTGACCGGCGTGGGGGCCATCACGCCGATTGGACTGACCGCGCACGAGTTCTGGGAGAACCTTGTCGCGGGCGTTTCGGGCGCGGGGCCGATCACGCGCTTCGATGCCACGGACCTGCCGGTGAAGATTGCGACCGAGGTGAAGGGCTTCGAGCCCGGGCGCTACATGGACACGAAAGAGGCGCGGCGGATGTCGCGGTTTGCGCAGTTCGCCGTAGCTGCGGCGAAGCTTGCCGCGGAGGATGCCGGCCTGGTCCTGGGCGATGAGGAGCGGCGCCGGGCCGGCTCGGCGATTGCGACGGGCTCTGGCGGCGCCATTGACACGATGGAGGAAACGCTCGTCCTGAAGGAGCGCGGGCCGAACCGGGTGAGCCCCTTCTACGTTCCGACGATGGCCCCGAACATGGGAGCGTGCCAGGTTTCGATGCACCTCGGGCTGCGCGGCCCGGCGATGGCGAGCGTGGCCGCGTGCGCGAGCGGGCTGTACAGCTACATCGAGGCGAAGCAGCTGATCGCGTCGGGCCGGTGCGATGTGGTGCTCGCGGGGGGGACCGAAGCGGCGCTCCACCCGCTGCCGATTGCCGCGCTGGCGAACATGAAGGCGCTCAGCCGGCGGAACGACGAGCCGGAGAAAGCGAGCCGACCGTTCGACCGGGACCGTGACGGGTTCGTGTTCGGTGAAGGCGCGGTGGTGATGGTCATCGAGTCGGAGGAGCGGGCGAGGGCCCGGGGCGCGCGGGTGTACGCGGAGCTTGCCGGCGGCGGCCTGAGCTGCGATGCCTACCACATCACTGCGCCGCTGGAGGATGGGTCGGGGGCGTGTGACGCGATGACGGAAGCGCTCCGCGACGCTGGACTCCGGCCAGAGGATGTCGATTACATCGCCGCGCACGGGACGGGCACCCCGCTCAACGACGTCGCCGAGACGAAGGCGATTAAGCTGGCCTACGGGGAGCACGCCTACCGGCTGGCGGTGAGTTCGCCGAAATCGATGGTTGGGCACCTGCTGGGTGCGGCCGGAGCAGTGGGTGCGCTGGCGGCGGCGCTGTCGGTCTACCATGACGTGGTGCCGCCGACGATCAACCTGGAGCACCCGGACCCGGAATGCGACCTCGACTATGTGCCGCTGAAGGCGCGGGAGATGCGTGTCCGGGCGGCAGCGGCGAATGGATTTGGCTTCGGTGGGCAGAACGGGTCGGTGATCTTCCGCAAGTACGAAAGCTGA
- the acpP gene encoding acyl carrier protein, whose product MATVFERVRDVVVRQLKVSPDEVTPEASLVDDLRADSLDIVDLTIAIEEEFADQAQFEIRDEDAENIRTVQDILDFLAHQGIH is encoded by the coding sequence ATGGCAACAGTGTTCGAACGAGTTCGCGATGTGGTGGTTCGGCAGCTGAAGGTGAGCCCCGACGAGGTGACGCCGGAGGCAAGCCTCGTGGATGACCTGCGGGCCGACTCGCTCGATATCGTGGACCTGACGATTGCGATCGAGGAGGAGTTCGCGGACCAGGCGCAGTTCGAGATCCGCGACGAGGACGCAGAGAACATCCGCACGGTGCAGGACATTCTGGACTTCCTGGCGCACCAGGGCATCCACTAG
- a CDS encoding cysteine desulfurase family protein: MPRIYLDHAATTPPDPRVIEAMLPFFTTHWGNPSSIYLEGQEARRAVDAARKTIADLLGASPKEIVFTSGGTESDNAAIRGAAYAQRARGRGNHIVTTAIEHHAVLHTVEQLEREGFRATYLPVDRDGVVSLEALAEAVGPETVVVSVMTANNEVGTIQPVAEAARIARERNPRVVIHTDAVQAAGSLDITPAKLGVDLLSLAGHKIYGPKGIGLLYIKNRTPWQPFILGGSQEKERRAGTENVPGIVGLAVAMQLAWQDREAYNAHVARLRNRLLFELPERIPDTVITGPADPERRLPNNFSCCFRNVEGESVLLALDMADIAASSGSACTTGALEPSHVLTAMGIDRDLAHAALRLTLGRHTTDAEIDRVLEVLPGIVRKLRALAGA, translated from the coding sequence ATGCCGCGGATCTACCTCGACCACGCCGCTACCACTCCCCCGGACCCCCGCGTGATTGAGGCGATGCTCCCCTTCTTCACCACCCACTGGGGCAACCCATCGAGCATCTACCTCGAAGGGCAGGAGGCGCGCCGCGCGGTCGATGCCGCCCGCAAAACCATCGCCGACCTCCTCGGCGCCAGCCCGAAAGAGATCGTCTTCACCTCCGGCGGCACCGAATCCGATAACGCGGCGATCCGCGGCGCAGCCTACGCCCAGCGCGCCCGCGGACGCGGCAACCACATCGTCACCACCGCCATCGAGCACCACGCTGTCCTCCACACGGTCGAGCAGCTCGAGCGCGAGGGCTTCCGCGCCACCTACCTCCCGGTCGACCGCGACGGCGTCGTTTCGCTCGAGGCCCTCGCCGAGGCCGTCGGCCCCGAAACCGTCGTCGTCTCGGTCATGACCGCGAACAACGAGGTCGGCACCATCCAGCCCGTGGCTGAGGCCGCCCGCATCGCACGCGAGCGCAACCCCCGGGTCGTCATCCACACCGACGCCGTCCAGGCCGCCGGCTCCCTCGATATCACCCCCGCGAAGCTCGGGGTCGACCTCCTCAGCCTCGCCGGCCACAAAATCTACGGCCCGAAGGGCATCGGCCTGCTCTACATCAAGAACCGCACGCCCTGGCAGCCCTTCATCCTCGGCGGCAGCCAGGAAAAGGAGCGCCGCGCCGGCACCGAGAACGTCCCCGGCATCGTCGGCCTCGCAGTCGCCATGCAGCTCGCCTGGCAGGACCGCGAAGCCTACAACGCCCACGTCGCCCGCCTGCGCAACCGCCTCCTTTTCGAGCTCCCGGAGCGTATCCCGGACACCGTCATCACCGGCCCGGCCGATCCCGAACGCCGCCTGCCGAACAACTTCTCCTGCTGCTTCCGCAACGTTGAAGGTGAAAGCGTTCTCCTCGCGCTCGATATGGCCGACATCGCCGCCAGCAGCGGCTCAGCCTGCACCACCGGCGCCCTTGAGCCCTCCCACGTCCTCACGGCTATGGGCATCGACCGCGACCTCGCCCATGCCGCCCTCCGCCTCACCCTCGGCCGCCACACCACCGACGCCGAGATCGACCGCGTCCTCGAGGTACTTCCCGGGATCGTCCGAAAACTGCGCGCCCTCGCCGGCGCCTAG